One window of Triticum dicoccoides isolate Atlit2015 ecotype Zavitan chromosome 5A, WEW_v2.0, whole genome shotgun sequence genomic DNA carries:
- the LOC119296942 gene encoding glutaredoxin-C1-like, which produces MEQVTKLAGQRAVVIFGMSSCCMCHTMTSLLRDLGANPTVVELDEDPWGKEMEKALARLIGRNPAVPAVFIGGRLVGCTDKVMSLHLSGKLVPLLRNAGAVWV; this is translated from the coding sequence ATGGAGCAGGTGACGAAGCTAGCGGGGCAGCGGGCGGTGGTGATCTTCGGCATGAGCTCCTGCTGCATGTGCCACACGATGACGAGCCTCCTCCGGGATCTCGGGGCGAACCCCACGGTGGTGGAACTGGATGAGGACCCTTGGGGGAAGGAGATGGAGAAGGCGCTGGCGCGGCTCATCGGACGGAACCCTGCCGTGCCGGCGGTGTTCATCGGCGGCAGGCTCGTCGGATGCACCGACAAGGTCATGTCCCTTCACCTCAGCGGCAAACTGGTCCCGCTGCTTCGTAATGCAGGTGCTGTCTGGGTGTAG